In [Leptolyngbya] sp. PCC 7376, a genomic segment contains:
- a CDS encoding vanadium-dependent haloperoxidase: MTAAKLAAARPHPRHIANDDEQKFRVQVSEDSNKPSYLASYTKGLPHDNTTGLIRNPDDFQQFVKAIDSGDPRDFQDTPLGPKGYTEENGQGCGWRSVSAANAKVRAWESQGAGNTFDLEGPDAQAVTMPPAPAVGSAELTAEMAEVYAQALLRDVPFTKIVDESGTVDLDHNDCSGDQGVDTSVKRILRTLNKLEWFKSQDCECLTDAEKSRKRGSFTGQTVFRGITPGDNVGPYISQFLLAGNSGINGNDNEREPAKGLITYGAVNIDQRVRFATPNKDFMTTWYEWLDVQEGADLRGQESYVEGPARRFITTPRDLATYVHYDALYEAYLNACLILLADGIPFDPGIPFQRSDFIDHQQGFAHFGGPHILSLVTEVATRALKAVRFQKFNVHRRLRPEALAARLARCEQLNVAEVKEMAQDPALAKILGWVAEKNGTVDPVLGDRNYLLPMAFAEGSPMHPSYGAGHATVAGACVTILKAFFDHKHPLTIAGNDHTAFVPTEDGSCLTKVSVDGQLTVEGELNKLASNISIGRDWAGVHYFSDYIESIRMGEQIAIGILEEQKLTYGENFSMTVPLFDGGSIRI, from the coding sequence ACAGAAATTTCGAGTACAGGTTTCAGAAGACAGTAATAAACCCAGCTATCTTGCCAGCTATACCAAAGGCTTGCCCCATGACAACACAACAGGACTCATTCGTAATCCTGATGATTTCCAGCAATTTGTAAAGGCGATCGATAGTGGCGACCCACGTGACTTCCAAGACACACCACTAGGCCCTAAAGGCTATACCGAAGAAAATGGTCAAGGCTGTGGCTGGCGCTCAGTCAGTGCAGCTAATGCCAAAGTCCGTGCATGGGAAAGCCAAGGTGCAGGTAATACCTTCGATTTAGAAGGGCCAGATGCCCAGGCTGTTACGATGCCTCCCGCTCCAGCTGTGGGGAGTGCTGAGCTGACCGCAGAAATGGCCGAAGTTTATGCCCAAGCTTTATTACGCGATGTCCCTTTCACAAAAATTGTGGATGAAAGTGGCACCGTCGATCTTGACCACAATGATTGTTCTGGTGATCAAGGCGTTGACACTTCCGTGAAAAGAATTCTGAGAACGCTCAATAAACTAGAGTGGTTCAAATCGCAGGATTGTGAATGTTTAACCGATGCTGAAAAGAGTCGCAAACGCGGTTCTTTCACTGGTCAAACAGTCTTCCGTGGTATCACTCCTGGTGACAATGTCGGCCCTTACATTTCCCAGTTTTTACTTGCAGGAAATTCTGGTATTAACGGTAATGACAACGAGCGCGAACCAGCAAAAGGTTTAATCACTTATGGAGCAGTGAATATCGACCAACGAGTACGATTTGCAACTCCTAATAAGGATTTCATGACTACATGGTATGAGTGGCTTGATGTTCAAGAAGGCGCTGATCTCCGTGGCCAAGAATCTTATGTGGAAGGCCCTGCCCGTCGTTTCATTACGACCCCCCGCGATTTGGCAACCTATGTTCATTACGATGCTCTGTATGAGGCCTATCTAAATGCATGCCTAATTTTGTTGGCAGATGGGATTCCGTTTGACCCCGGCATTCCTTTCCAACGCAGTGACTTTATTGATCATCAGCAAGGCTTTGCTCATTTTGGCGGCCCTCACATTCTGTCGTTGGTAACTGAAGTCGCAACTCGCGCTCTGAAAGCGGTTCGCTTCCAGAAGTTTAATGTGCACCGTCGTTTACGTCCCGAGGCTTTGGCTGCCCGTTTAGCACGTTGTGAACAGTTGAATGTTGCTGAAGTTAAGGAAATGGCTCAAGATCCTGCTCTCGCTAAAATCCTGGGCTGGGTTGCTGAAAAGAATGGCACTGTTGATCCTGTGCTTGGGGATAGAAACTATCTCCTACCTATGGCATTTGCTGAAGGATCTCCAATGCACCCATCCTATGGTGCAGGTCATGCCACTGTTGCTGGCGCTTGTGTCACGATTCTCAAAGCTTTCTTTGATCACAAGCATCCTTTGACGATCGCCGGTAATGATCACACTGCTTTTGTTCCGACGGAAGATGGTTCTTGTTTGACCAAGGTTTCTGTTGATGGGCAGTTAACAGTGGAGGGTGAACTCAACAAACTTGCGTCGAATATTTCGATTGGTCGTGATTGGGCTGGTGTTCACTACTTCTCTGATTACATCGAGTCGATTCGCATGGGCGAGCAGATTGCGATCGGAATTCTTGAGGAGCAAAAGTTGACCTATGGTGAAAACTTCTCGATGACTGTGCCGCTTTTTGATGGTGGTTCGATTCGCATCTAG